The stretch of DNA ATTCTTTCTGTGCGGCCCGGTACCAAAGGGTCCCCGGCCCGGTACCGGGTCACGGCCCGGTGTTTGGGGACCGCCGGTCTAGACGACAGTCTGGAGTCTCCCCACGGGCACCGGGGGCATGTGGTACCGCAGATTCTTCCAGAAGTTTCTGTTTGACTGCAAATTGGTGAATTTGTTGGTTCGGAGGGAGCTTTTCTTCCACTTCAGAGCTCCTTGCTTCCTCCTGATGTAGCGCAGAGACTCCGGCAGGACGCTGTAGTCCACCGGCCCACCTGCACAACACAACGTCGGCCATCTTGATTTGAGCAAAGTTTTACACATGCTTCCTATTGTGCTCTAGTGTGACAAAGCAAGAGTCTCATGGACATTACTGCTTTCTTTACActtatttatatacaaatatatatatatatatgcccgtCCTCACCGATCTCCACCAGAATCACTCGGAGGTCGTTTTGGGTCAAAGCGTCGTACAGGCCGACTTTCTGCTCGTAGCACAGCTGGTTCTGGTCGTCTCCTAAAggctcggaggaggaggagttcacCACAGGTGACAGGATGATTATCAGTCTGCGGCATTTGCTCAACGTATCGGCGATGACATCATGTATCGCTGGAAAAGATCGACCACAGGACACGAAGAACGAGTCACATTGGAAACAAGGACAGattgtatttttctctcttgtCAAATGACAAGTTTATTATGTGGGACGTTggtggtaaataaataaatgtacttctCCAACCTTGAGGTACTTTGAGTATTCACATATTATGCTTCTTTATACTTCAACTCCGCTACATCTAACGGATAGGTTTAGTTGCTTtgcatatgtatattattaatacaaataatacaaaaactaATAGATTATGACGTATGATGATACATTAAAGTAACCCAGCAGtttataaagtaattaaaattaGCCCCACCTTAATCAGCTGTGACATTAAAGAGACGAACACATGTACGCTTCAATAACTAAATGTTATGCTGTTTTACTCTGAAATGGGCACTTTTCAGCAGTGTACGAAATATTTGATTCGGTGGGCTTTGATTCGGTGGACTTTGATTCGGTGGACTTTGATTCGGTGGACTTTGATTCGGTGGACTTTGATTCGGTCGACTTTGATTCGGTGGACTTTGATTCGGTGGACTTTGATTCGGTGGACTTTGATTCGGTGGACTTTGATTCGGTGGACTTTGATTCGGTCGACTTTGATTCGGTGGACTTTGATTCGGTGGACTTTGATTCGGTGGACTTTGATTCGGTGGACTTTGATTCGGTGGACTTTGATTCGGTGGACTTTGATTCGGTCGACTTTGATTCGGTCGACTTTGATTCGGTGGACTTTGATTCGGTGGACTTTGATTCGGTGGACTTTGATTCGGTGGACTGTGATTCTGCACGACAAGAAGAACCTGCACATGGATTCTTTGTTCAATCGTTAAACGGCTCCTGGTTCCCGACCTTCTCCGGGACAGTCGTCCCGTCCTCTGATGTACAGTGAGTAGCCGTGctgcttctccagctcctcGGGGAGGACCTGCAGGGCCAGGCTCGCCGTCTCGGCTGACCTCGGGGCGCCGGGCGGGAGGAAGCTCACGTAGGCGTCGTAGCGCTTCCCATCGGGAGCTGCGGAGAGGACGACGACAGCTGTGcggtaaagaaaacaacaacaacaagggtTCCAGGCAGCGATTCCGGCGACGTCACCGCGTACCTCGCTTGGAGAAACGTCTCAGCAGCTTCCTGTGGGCCAACACCACCTCCACCCGGAAGAGGAGGAACACGGTGCAGAGGAGCAGAACGGCCAAGGAGGCGGAGAGGTAGAGGGCCACTGTGGTGTAGAGGGCGCTGTGGtcggctgcagaggaggaggaggaggaggagggggggggcggagaggagcgggcggcggaggaggaggagcaggaggaagagggggaggagaggagcgggaggaggaggaggagcaggaggaagagggggaggagaggaggaggaggaggagggggggggggagaggagcgggaggagcaggaggaagagggggaggagaggagcgggagggggaggagggggggggggagaggagcgggaggagcaggaggaagagggggggaggagaggagcgggagggggaggagcaggaggaggagcaggaggaggaggggggaggagaggaggaggaggaggaagaggaagagggggaggagcggggagggggaggagcaggcggaggaggaggagcaggaggaggaggaggccggctGTTTAAAACATTGGGGGTTGAGAACACTCGTATAAATAATGGAGGCTTCTATGAATCTTTGTTTGAGCTTCACGTGTCAGAATGCGCTCGGAGCTCCAGTGTAAATATGATTTGAGAGATGATTTTAAGTTTAACGtcaaaaaagcacaaaaaacaaGGGATCAAAAGGAGACGCGTTTCTATTGTTAAACGctttggttttcaaaaggattgTTTGAAAGCTATTGAAGAgtgaattaaatatatatattttgtaatataattTTCTTGAGAGTAACTTAATTGATAAGAATGTAGGATATGAATACATAAGCGTTATGCTGCTGCCTGTGCCTTTTTAGtccttttgatttattgatcacTCATTGGCAGGGCTCTATTTCTACAAcaaagtcgatcaaatgtcttGTTAGCGAGCTAaaattaacacgatgattgacatcaggctatcccggtttctcaaaggctcaAACCATGtcgttaatttgagccagacgtcagttcacaggatagttgatccagacttcagtaatcaggatagttgaaccagacttcagtaatcaggatagttgaaccagacttcagtaatcaggatagttgaaccagacttcagtactcaggatagttgaaccagacttcagtaatcaggatagttgaaccagacttcagtaatcaggatagttgaaccagacttcagtaatcaggatagttgatccagacgtcagtaatcaggatagttgatccagacttcagtaatcaggatagttgatccagacgtcagtaatcaggatagttgaaccagacttcagtaatcaggatagttgatccagacttcagtaatcaggatagttgatccagacttcagtaatcaggatagttgatccagacgtcagtaatcaggatagttgatccagacttcagtaatcaggatagttgatccagacgtcagtactcaggatagttgatccagacttcagtaatcaggatagttgaaccagacttcagtaatcaggatagttgatccagactacagtaatcaggatagttgatccagacgtcagtactcaggatagttgatccagacttcagtaatcaggatagttgatccagacttcagtaatcaggatagttgatccagacgtcagtaatcaggatagttgatccagacttcagtaatcaggatagttgatccagacgtcagtaatcaggatagttgaaccagacttcagtaatcaggatagttgatccagacgtcagtaatcaggatagttgaaccagacttcagtaatcaggatagttgaaccagacttcagtaatcaggatagttgaaccagacttcagtaatcaggatagttgatccagacttcagtaatcaggatagttgatccagacgtcagtaatcaggatagttgaaccagacttcagtaatcaggatagttgaaccagacttcagtactcaggatagttgatccagacttcagtactcaggatagttgatccagacgtcagtaatcaggatagttgaaccagacttcagtaatcaggatagttgatccagacttcagtaatcaggatagttgatccagacttcagtaatcaggatagttgatccagacgtcagtaatcaggatagttgatccagacttcagtaatcaggatagttgatccagacgtcagtaatcaggatagttgatccagacttcagtaatcaggatagttgatccagacgtcagtaatcatgatagttgaaccagacttcagtaatcaggatagttgatccagacgtcagtaatcaggatagttgaaccagacttcagtaatcaggatagttgaaccagacttcagtaatcaggatagttgaaccagacttcagtaatcaggatagttgatccagacgtcagtaatcaggatagttgaaccagacttcagtactcaggatagttgaaccagacttcagtaatcaggatagttgaaccagacttcagtaatcaggatagttgatccagacgtcagtaatcaggatagttgaaacatgattttctaacagcacaaagtcaaataaactatttttctccgctgacgagcaggagatgatcatgaaagTATAttaggaattccagaccataatcatgacAAAATcgaatcaattcattcacttcactcgcgcttgagagggggcgtggcttatctccatggaaacaaataaccactatttcttcCTTATACTTGGTGTGTAAATCCCActaacgtcggaacatctaaagccctcgtgtttgggttcttaacattaatatcatatatatatatatatatatacatatatacatacatatatatatatatatatatatacatatatacatacatatatatacatacatatatatatatatacatatatgtatgtatatatatgtatgtatgtatatatatgtatatatatatatacatacatatatacatatatacatacatatatatacatacatatatatatatatacatatatatacatacatacatatatatacatacatatatatacatatatatacatacatatatatacatatatatacatacatatatacatacatatatatacatatatatacatacatatatatacatatatatacatacatatatatacatatatatacatacatatatatacatatatatacatacatatatatatacatatatatacatacatatatatatacatatatatacatacatatatatacatatatatacatacatatatatacatatatatacatacatatatatacatacatatatatatatatacatacatatatatacatacatatatatatatacatacatacatatatatacatacatatatatatatatacatacatatatatatatatatacatacatatatatacatacatatatatatatatatatatacatatacatatatatatatatacatatacatatatatacatatatatatatatatatacatatatatatatatatatatacatatatatatatatatatatatatatatatacatatatatatatatatacatatatatatatatacatatatatatatatacatatatatatatatacatatatatatatatacatatatatatatatatatatatatatatatatacatatatatatatatacatatatatatatatacatacatatatatatatatacatatatatatatatatatatatacatatatatatatatacatatatatatatatatatatatatatatatatatatatatacatatatatatatatacatatatatatatatacatatatatatatatacatatatatatatatacatatatatatatatatatgtatatatatatatatgtatatatatatatatgtatatatatatatatacatatatatatatatacatatatatatatatacatatatatatatatacatatatatatatatatatatacatatatatatatatatatatatatatatatatacatatatatatatatacatatatatatatatatatacatatatatatatatatatatatatatatatatatatatatatatatatatatatacataacatcaaccgtaggctcacacagctcggtgactttcaccgactacgtctagataagtggatggaaatcctctttattcataattcacatccattcgtcggtacattgactttcatgaatctactctcagcatcagtgttgggaaaatgtatcggctcatttgaagagcctcattctttaaatgtgcctgctggcagtcgacTTAAtgacatgcatcatccaatgagatctaacatatctatctcaactctttcagaacaataaataatatatatgtgtatattcatgtaggtggagatgaccatatagaacttttattgcatttacacggacatggccagagaacgtaatgaacacatccatgagttccaccaaaaccacgatgttctgcatcgccgacactgtagaacaatgtaccacactgtacaacaatgtacaacactgtacaacaatgtaccacactgtaccacactgtacaacaatgtaccacaatgtaccacactgtagaacaatgtaccacactgtacaacaatgtaccacactgtacaacaatgtagaacaatgtacaacaatgtaccacactgtacaacaatgtaccacactgtacaacattgtaccacaatgtacaacactgtacaacaatgtaccacaatataccacactgtacaacaatgtaccacactgtaccacaatgtaccacactgtacaacaatgtaccacaatgtaccacactgtagaacaatgtaccacactgtacaacaatgtaccacaatgtacaacaatgtaccacactgtacaacattgtaccacactgtacaacattgtaccacaatgtacaacaatttaccacaatgtacaacaatgtaccacactgtagaacaatgtaccacactgtacaacaatgtaccgcactgtacaacaatgtaccacactgtaccacaatttaccacactgtagaacaacaatgtaccacactgtacaacaatgtaccacaatttaccacactgtagaacaacaatgtaccacactataccataatgtaccacaatgtactacactatacaacaatgtaccacactgtacaacaatgtaccacactgtacaacaatgtaccacacagtacaacaatgcaccacactgtagaacaacaatgtaccacactatacaacaatgtaccacactataccataatgtagaacaatgtaccacaatgtacaacaatgtaccacactataccataatgtagaacaatgtaccacaatgtacaacaatgtaccacaatgtacaacaatttaccacaatgtacaacaatgtacaacactgtaccacactgtagaacatcaatgtaccacactgtacaacaatgtaaggctctgcatacagtctgtgagacagtcaatgtggtgttcaatgtaggctccagaaggtctgtaataattgattccttgagggcagaatggaaggcgctcgtacaggaagtcgtcatcacgtcatcagaactctctccctatgaaacattaatatcaCTAATATcacttcatcaatgaggaagggaggggccacttccttcagggggcgtggccagtttatccagctagactgaatgagcctggagcaggttcacattgttggatgtgttgctatggtgattttgacaaacttgcttcgaggaaccgaaaaccctgatgtgtgatgactgaataaaacactaCCACTATTTGGTTTATTTGTAACTGAACTACAAGACAAATGTagtttggggaaaaaaaacattgcacatAAAAATAGACTAATGCATCTGCGAGACGAAAATAAAATGGGCAAAGAATAATTTTttgaatttactttttttttttaaacctggtAAAACCGGGAGCAAAAACAATTtggcagttttttaaaaagcattcatATTTTCTTACAGGTGAGCTTTTTATTTACATAAGCACCTTGTGGTTAAAGTGCATGGAGAAAACACGAGTCCCATTTAGAACCTGGGacagcctcttgtggccaagATGTGTATTacaacaaacataaacattaaaacacatttgtttaacagggtaaattaatttaaaggaGCATTACAAGATTAACCATGTGTTCTTAAATCATAATCCCTGGAATTATTGTCTTCGATATTTCCTACACATTAGTGTGACGTttattagaagaagaacaagaagaagaagaggatcaGAAATACCTTCTTGAAGCCACACAACGCCGACATTGAATCCCGCTGAGTTGGAGACGCAGCAGGAGATCGGGACATTCAGGAACTGACGGAGGACTTTGGAGATGGACAGAGTGGAGCGGCCGTACACCCGGCCTCTTTTGAAAGAACTAGAAGGGACAGGAGCAGgcaatccatcaatcaatccatcaatcaatccGTCAATCCATCCGTCAATCCATCCgtcaatccatccatcaatcaatcaagaaaAACTGAACATACTGTATtcatgctttttcttctttcattctgCTTCGtttaaaagctgcatttaatattaaaaaacatttttttaatctgtccATAAAAATCCACCTTGTGTGAGTCGTAACGCCTCACAGGCCGAGTCTGCAGGAAGCAGAACAACTGACAGAACTGACAGGGAGCAGAACAACTGACAGAACTGACAGGGAGCAGAACAACTGACagaactgacaggaagcagaacaaCTGACAGAAAGCAGAAGAACTAACAGCAGAATAACTGACAGGAAGTACACAAACTGACAGGagaactgacaggaagtagaagaactaACAGCAGAAGAAccgacaggaagcagaagaactgacaggaagtagaataACTAACAGTAGAAGAACTGCCagcagaagaactgacaggaagcagaagaactaacagtagaagaactgacaggaagtagaataACTAACAGTAGAAGAACTGCCagcagaagaactgacaggaagcagaagaactaacagtagaagaactgacaggaagcagaagaactgacaggaagtagaataactgacagtagaagaactgacaggaagcagaagaactgacaggaagtagaataACTGACAGTAGAAGAACTAACAGGATacagaagaactgacaggaagtagaagaactgagagtagaagaactgacaggaagcagaataACTAAcagtagaagaactgacagcAGAAGAACTGGCAGGaagcagaagaactgacagtAGAAGAACTGTCAGGAAGCAGAATAACTGAcagtagaagaactgacaggaagcagaataACTGACAGgagaagaactgacaggaagcagaagtactgacagtagaagaactgacaggaagcagaagtactgacagtagaagaactaacaggaaacagaagaactgacagtagaagaactgacaggaagcagaataactgacaggaagtagaagaactgacagtagaagaactaacaggaaacagaagaactgacaggaagtagaagaactgagagtagaagaactgacaggaagcagaataACTAAcagtagaagaactgacagcAGAAGAACTGGCAGGaagcagaagaactgacagtagaagaactgacaggaagcagaataattgacagtagaagaactgacaggaagcagaataACTGACAGgagaagaactgacaggaagcagaagtactgacagtagaagaactgacaggaagcagaagtactgacagtagaagaactaacaggaaacagaagaactgacagtagaagaactaacaggaaacagaagaactgacaggaagtagaagaactgacagtagaagaactgacaggaagcagaagaactgacagtagaagaattaacaggaaacagaagaactgacaggaagtagaagaactgacagtagaagaactgacaggaaacagaagaactgacaggaagtagaagaactgtcaggaagcagaagaactgacagtagaagaactgacaggaagtagaagaactgacagtagaagaactaacaggaaacagaagaactgacaggaagtagaagaactgacagtagaagaactgacaagcagaagaactgacagtagaagaactgacaggaagtagaataactgacagtagaagaactgacaggaagcagaagaactgagagtagaagaactgacaggaagcagaagaactgacaggaagtagaagaactaACAGTAGAAGAacggacaggaagtagaagaactgacagtAGAAGAACTAATAGTAGAAGAacggacaggaagcagaataaCTAAcagtagaagaactgacagcAGAATAACTGACAGTaagcagaagaactgacaggagaagaactgacaggaagcagaagaactaacagtagaagaactgacaggaagccgaagaactgacaggaagtaTAAGAACTGACAGAaagcagaagaactgacaggaagtagaagaactgacagtagaagaactgacaggaagcagaagtaCTGACAGTAGAATaactgacaggaagcagaagtaCTGACAGTAGAATaactgacaggaagcagaagaactgacagtagaagaactaacaggaaacagaagaactgacaggaagtagaagaactgacagtagaagaactaacaggaaacagaagaactgacaggaagtagaagaactgacagtagaagaactgacaggaagcagaagaactgacagtagaagaattaacaggaaacagaagaactgacaggaagtagaagaactgacagtagaagaactgacaggaagcagaagaactgacaggaagtagaagaactgacagtagaagaactgacaggaagcagaagtaCTGACAGTAGAATaactgacaggaagcagaagtaCTGACAGTAGAATaactgacaggaagcagaagaactgacagtagaagaactaacaggaaacagaagaactgacaggaagtagaagaactgacagtagaagaactgacaggaagtagaagaactgacagtagaagaactaacaggaaacagaagaactgacaggaagtagCAGAACTAATagtagaagaactgacaggaagcagaagaactgagagtagaagaactgacaggaagtagaagaactgagtagaagaactgacaggaagtagaagaactgacaggaagtagCAGAACTAACAGTAGAAGAacggacaggaagtagaagaactgacagtAGAAGAACTAATAGTAGAAGAacggacaggaagcagaataaCTAAcagtagaagaactgacagcagaagaactgacagtaagcagaagaactgacaggaagtagCAGAACTAACAGgagaagaactgacaggaagcagaagtaCTGACAGTAGAAGtactgacaggaagcagaagaactgacagtagaagaactaacaggaaacagaagaactgacaggaagcaAAATAACTGACAGTAGAAGAACTAACAGGAAACAGAACTGACATGAAGTAGAAGAGCTGACAGTAGAAGAACtaacaggaaacagaagaactgacaggaagtagaagaactgacagtagaagaacggacaggaagtagaagaactgacaggaagcagaataACTGACAGTAGAATAacggacaggaagtagaagaactgacaggaagcagaataactgacagtagaagaacggacaggaagcagaagaactgacagtAGAAGAACGGACAGAAAGCAGAAGAACGTACACATTCAAGGACACGGCCAGTTCCTGGTGTTCGTCCGTGTGCGTCTCGTTCACGGTCCAGTACATCAGAGTCTCGTCGTCGTCGCTGAAGCCGATGTAGGCGTAGCAGTGGAGCTCCGCCCTCGTCCCTGCAGtcatgggggggaggggcaaaGCAGCGTCACTCCACACATCCTGGTTACTGTGGTCCATCAGTTACAGGAGTGAGTCCCCATAAACATGCATAAAGCACGTTGACCTGACGCCATTTAAAAAGGATTCTTATGTTCAGACTGAACACTTTTATGTCGaatgtttcttttgttcctGCAGGTCGGGGTCGGGAGAGGCTGCACCACAAAGCTCTTCATGTGGGAGGgacactttgtttatttattatttatgcttATACATTTAGGAGGCCTGAAGAGTTGAACACAGACAAAACATAGATCTTCACAACTGTttggatttgatttattttgatcCTCATTTCATTAAATTACAACACAGTTGAACAAAAGAGTGTTCCTTACCTtcttccaccaccaccacctcctgttGAGGGTACACCACCTGAGGCTCTACAATGAGTGTAGTTGAGATGTCTGAAGAAACATAATCAGTGTAAGCAGAGAAtaagaataacaacaacaatgataaaaataacaataacacaccCTTGTCGACAGCCAGCCAGATGCTGCGAGCAGCGGTGTACATCCTGCCGTCCACGCTGACGTCCACCAGGCAGGTGTATTTCCCAGAATCCTCCTTTGAGGTGCCAGACAGCCTCAGGAAGCCGCTCTCAGACACTGAGGTGCGTTCCCCTGGCGGCTCCATCAGCTGGCAGTCCTCGTGTtaccaaaacaaattaaaatcagtTTAACAAACAATGATTcatgaattatatataaaatattcatgTACTTTATCAGGCCTGCGTTGAAACGAGCACCCGGAGCTCACGCGGCCTGCGTACCTTCACCCATCGTATGTTCCTCGTGTGGTTCAGCTCCAGGATCTCTTTCTGTTTGCAGGACAGAAGCTCGGTGACTCCCACGGCGGCGGACTTCTTTTCAGGCGGGTCGGGACACTTTCCACCGGACACAGACACCCCGAACGTCACTGCCAGGGATCCGGTCTGGTCCCTGAAGAGGAGCCGGGAGACAACTGAGATTATCTAGATAAGGAATTACTAAACAATATGAGTCATTATCCATGGTatcgtttttcttttaatcctaaaataaaaaaaatttaaaagaataatattagttaaaaataaacaaaaactttAAATTGTTCAATATTTTCagttcaattaattaattaggtCCGCTGACTAATCCTGAAATGAATATAACTGGCCTACAGGGGGAAGTGTACCAGAAGAATACCTTTTCTCACAGGTGTAGGCTCCAGCATGAGACATCTGCACAGGTAGAAACCACAGTAGCCCGTCCCTGACCTCCACCCCGGGGGGCAGGCTCGGGCCAAGCCCGCCCCCTCGGCTCCACGTCACGCTGGCGTGGGTGTCCACAAAGAGGCACTTGAGCAGGAAGAGGTGGCCGACGCTCACCTGGAAGGTGTCGTCTGGCTCCCCATTGGGGTCTGGGGCAGAGGAGGTCACCTGCTTGGTCAGCGCTAACAGCTTCAACATCGGGCCGTCAGTGTGACGCGCTGCAGGTGAGCAGCAGACAGGTGAGCAGTGGCACctggtcatctcacagctagactactgtaactccctccttcaggtctacctgctaatgccattcgacctctacagctcatccagaatgcagctgctcgactggtcttcaacctcctaaatgtacccacaatcctctgctcctccgcgaccttcactggttaccaggacatggtctaacctaactgaaggctctggctcccttcctactttttaggactctaggaaccacaagtagccccgcatttagtgagcgcagctctctagtggggcaatatggtactacaagctccttaagatatgatggtgcatcaccaatcaaggctttgtaggtgaggagaagaattttaaatgtgattctt from Cyclopterus lumpus isolate fCycLum1 chromosome 21, fCycLum1.pri, whole genome shotgun sequence encodes:
- the LOC117750860 gene encoding interleukin-1 receptor-like 2 isoform X1; translated protein: MAAAAWTLLLSALLSALLSAQLAAASTEAHTRHTDGPMLKLLALTKQVTSSAPDPNGEPDDTFQVSVGHLFLLKCLFVDTHASVTWSRGGGLGPSLPPGVEVRDGLLWFLPVQMSHAGAYTCEKRDQTGSLAVTFGVSVSGGKCPDPPEKKSAAVGVTELLSCKQKEILELNHTRNIRWVKDCQLMEPPGERTSVSESGFLRLSGTSKEDSGKYTCLVDVSVDGRMYTAARSIWLAVDKDISTTLIVEPQVVYPQQEVVVVEEGTRAELHCYAYIGFSDDDETLMYWTVNETHTDEHQELAVSLNVSFKRGRVYGRSTLSISKVLRQFLNVPISCCVSNSAGFNVGVVWLQEADHSALYTTVALYLSASLAVLLLCTVFLLFRVEVVLAHRKLLRRFSKRAPDGKRYDAYVSFLPPGAPRSAETASLALQVLPEELEKQHGYSLYIRGRDDCPGEAIHDVIADTLSKCRRLIIILSPVVNSSSSEPLGDDQNQLCYEQKVGLYDALTQNDLRVILVEIGGPVDYSVLPESLRYIRRKQGALKWKKSSLRTNKFTNLQSNRNFWKNLRYHMPPVPVGRLQTVV